Within Sorangiineae bacterium MSr11367, the genomic segment CGCCAGTGGGCTGCTCTGATGATGGGCGACGAGGCCTATGCCGGAAGCCGCAACTTCTATCGGCTGGAGAACACGGTTCGCCGGTATTACGGCTACCGCCACGTGGTGCCCGCGCACCAGGGGCGCGGCGCCGAGAACATCATGTCGAAGATGCTCATCAAACAGGGCGACTTCGTGCCGGGCAATATGTACTTCCCGAGCACGCGCCTGCATCAGGAGCTCGCGGGGGGGACCTTCGTGGACATCATCGTCGACGAGGCGCATGATGCCCAGGCGCCCGGCCTCTTCAAAGGCAATGTGGATATCGCCAAGTTGTCCGCCCTGATCGAGCGGGTGGGGGCGGAGCGCATTCCGTACATCAGCCTGGGCGCCACGGTGAACATGGCGGGCGGGCAGCCGATTTCGATGGCCAACATGAGGGCGGTGCGCACCCTCGCGCAGCAGCACGGGATCCGCGTCGTGCTCGACGCGTGCCGCTCGGTGGAAAATGCGTATTTCGTCCAGCAGCGCGAAGAAGGATACGCGAGCAAGAGCATCGCGGAGATCTTGCTCGAAATGTGCTCCCTCACCGATGCGTGCACCATGAGCGGCAAGAAAGACGCACTGGTCAACATTGGTGGATGGCTCGCGCTCAATGAGGCGTCGCTTTACGAGCAGGCAAGCAACTTGGTGCTGGTGTACGAAGGGCTCCATACCTACGGCGGCATGGCCGGGCGCGACATGGAGGCCATGGCGGTGGGCATCGAGGAATCGGTGCAGCAAGAGCACATTCAGGCGCGCGTGAAGCAGGTGGAGTACTTCGGGCACCGACTCGCTGCGTGCGGGGTGCCCGTTATTTTGCCGGTGGGCGGGCACGCCGTGTACCTCGATGCGAAGCGTTTCCTCGACCACGTGCCCTTGGAAGAATTCCCGGCGCAGCGGCTGGCCGTCGAACTCTACCTCGCGTCGGGCATTCGCTCGGTGGAACGGGGCACCCTTTCCGCCGGACGCAACGTGACCACGGGTGAGCCGAATCGTCCCACGTTGGAGCTGGTGCGCCTGGCCATTCCGCGTCGGGTCTACACGCAATCACACTTCGACTTCGCGGTGGAAGCGATCGCTAGCGTCCATCGCCGCCGAAAGGAGCTGCGCGGCCTGCGCCTTACGCACGAACCCAAGTTCCTGCGCTTCTTTCAGGCCCGCTTCGAGTTGCTGTAAGCGGCCGCGTCCGGCCGGTTCCGTCGACCACGGATGGGACCGGCCGGAAACGTCGCTTCGAGTGAAACTCGCATGCGATGGAATCGTATCCGATACGAAAGCGCGCACGGT encodes:
- a CDS encoding tyrosine phenol-lyase: MNDTTRNDTLAPISYEAEPYRIKAVEPIKRLTVEQRKGAIEQAGYNPVLLKSEDVYLDFFTDSGTGAMSDRQWAALMMGDEAYAGSRNFYRLENTVRRYYGYRHVVPAHQGRGAENIMSKMLIKQGDFVPGNMYFPSTRLHQELAGGTFVDIIVDEAHDAQAPGLFKGNVDIAKLSALIERVGAERIPYISLGATVNMAGGQPISMANMRAVRTLAQQHGIRVVLDACRSVENAYFVQQREEGYASKSIAEILLEMCSLTDACTMSGKKDALVNIGGWLALNEASLYEQASNLVLVYEGLHTYGGMAGRDMEAMAVGIEESVQQEHIQARVKQVEYFGHRLAACGVPVILPVGGHAVYLDAKRFLDHVPLEEFPAQRLAVELYLASGIRSVERGTLSAGRNVTTGEPNRPTLELVRLAIPRRVYTQSHFDFAVEAIASVHRRRKELRGLRLTHEPKFLRFFQARFELL